The following proteins are encoded in a genomic region of Mycolicibacterium confluentis:
- a CDS encoding AMP-binding protein yields MNQVASTSSASILSMLHGRASLRPDDVAFTYTDYDLNSEGVAESLTWSQLARQTSNVAREIALHGSVGDRALILAPQGLDYILAFLGAMQAGRIAVPLPLPHRGSNHDRVDAVLADTEPAVVLTTSAVAADVGDVVASVRLDTAPKIVEIDSLHLDAEDWLSRAQTDLPSIAYLQYSSGSTRLPTGVMVSHRNLTTNFDQLMRSFFADSPLPSDATLVSWLPFYHDMGLVLGVCAPILCGRRAELTSPVAFLERPSRWVRALAQNPHAWSSAPNFAFDLAARKTRDDDLAGLDLGGVVGIISGAERVEPATLHRFVDRFAHFNFADHMMRPAYGLAEATVFVAAGTWNEASPAGHFDTEELGAGRVRPCPPGKGTALVKYRVPQSPSVRIVDSETRRERPLGLIGEIWVHGENISEGYWRKPSTDHSTFGATLVDPSPGTEAGPWLRTGDLGFIHGGELFVVGRIKDLLIIRGRNHYPEDIEATVQEITRGRVAAISVPVRSTEELVTVVEVKGSTDLDDEAIRRLSAVRSDVTAAIANAHGLSVADLVLVPFGSIPTTTSGKIRRAACTVQYQQEQFVRLDA; encoded by the coding sequence CTGAATCAGGTTGCGTCGACGTCGTCCGCATCGATTCTCTCGATGCTTCACGGTCGCGCGAGCCTCCGACCCGACGACGTCGCCTTCACCTACACCGACTACGACCTCAACTCGGAGGGCGTGGCCGAGAGCCTCACGTGGTCCCAGCTGGCGCGCCAGACCTCAAACGTCGCGCGTGAGATCGCGTTGCACGGGTCTGTCGGCGACCGGGCGCTGATCCTGGCGCCGCAGGGCCTCGATTACATCCTGGCGTTCCTGGGCGCCATGCAGGCTGGGCGCATCGCAGTCCCACTCCCGCTGCCGCACCGGGGCTCGAATCACGACCGCGTCGATGCGGTCCTCGCCGACACTGAGCCCGCGGTCGTCCTCACGACATCCGCCGTCGCTGCCGACGTGGGGGACGTCGTCGCGTCGGTCCGTCTGGACACCGCGCCGAAGATCGTCGAAATCGACTCGCTGCACCTCGACGCCGAGGACTGGTTGAGCCGGGCGCAGACCGACCTGCCGAGCATCGCCTACCTGCAGTACAGCTCCGGGTCCACCCGGCTGCCGACGGGTGTCATGGTGTCGCACCGCAACCTCACGACGAACTTCGATCAGTTGATGCGGAGTTTCTTCGCCGACTCCCCGTTGCCGTCGGACGCCACGCTCGTGTCGTGGCTGCCGTTCTATCACGACATGGGTCTGGTGCTCGGAGTCTGCGCACCGATCCTGTGTGGGCGTCGCGCCGAGCTGACGAGCCCAGTTGCGTTCCTGGAGAGGCCATCCCGGTGGGTGCGCGCGCTTGCCCAGAACCCGCACGCGTGGTCATCGGCGCCCAATTTCGCGTTCGACTTGGCCGCCCGCAAAACCCGCGACGACGATCTGGCGGGCCTGGACCTCGGCGGGGTGGTGGGCATCATCAGCGGCGCCGAGCGCGTGGAACCGGCGACGCTGCACCGCTTCGTCGATCGCTTCGCGCACTTCAACTTCGCCGACCACATGATGCGTCCGGCCTACGGTCTGGCCGAGGCCACCGTCTTCGTGGCGGCGGGCACGTGGAACGAGGCGTCGCCGGCCGGTCACTTCGACACCGAGGAACTGGGCGCGGGACGTGTTCGGCCCTGCCCACCCGGCAAGGGCACGGCATTGGTGAAATACCGAGTGCCTCAGTCACCTTCGGTGCGGATCGTCGACAGCGAGACCCGCCGCGAACGCCCGCTGGGCCTGATCGGCGAGATCTGGGTGCACGGCGAGAACATCTCCGAGGGCTATTGGCGTAAGCCTTCGACGGACCACAGCACATTCGGCGCAACACTGGTCGATCCGTCGCCCGGAACCGAGGCTGGACCGTGGCTGCGCACCGGTGACCTCGGCTTCATCCACGGCGGCGAACTGTTCGTCGTCGGCCGCATCAAGGATCTGTTGATCATCCGGGGACGCAATCACTACCCCGAAGACATCGAGGCGACCGTGCAGGAGATCACCCGCGGACGGGTCGCGGCCATCTCGGTTCCCGTGCGCAGCACGGAAGAATTGGTGACCGTGGTCGAGGTCAAGGGATCGACCGACCTCGACGATGAGGCGATCCGTCGGCTCAGTGCCGTCAGGAGCGATGTCACCGCCGCGATCGCCAACGCGCACGGTTTGAGCGTCGCGGACCTGGTCCTGGTGCCCTTCGGGTCGATTCCTACGACGACCAGCGGAAAGATCCGCCGCGCCGCATGCACTGTGCAATATCAGCAGGAACAGTTC